The following is a genomic window from Prunus persica cultivar Lovell chromosome G7, Prunus_persica_NCBIv2, whole genome shotgun sequence.
caagaggtccagcgagctcagactatcagtgagtggactctttgttttaataaatgaatttaagtaGTTTAGTTccagttataagctgttttattctgttaaatattttatgttgcatgctgccaaGTGAAATCTCCTTGAAAGAATAGAGaaaaagatattctcgttaattatcagataaatagcagcagaattttaaaaattacagaaagttaattattcaacagttttgccttagaaactttatattttcttaaaccaccttgtacgCAGATAtgaaatgttgccttcggattatatttgttgctttcggtttagtcagcatgcttgacagttgccccacgagtgccttggtactcgaactcgtgtggagcgagtaatacggataaaggtggactacggtccccagaatcctgcgagttgctcGGACTGACTTCATGTCACttagacctgcgagtatgtgtcaccccatggtgatgcaaggaattgacggatataaggaattgacgaaaataagggtacacctaggtgatagttttaaactgttttcaaatgtatataattatatacatgcattgatttcagaaataaagaaaataagtgagttttttacagtggggttagtatgttcatatattattttctaaactttgtttttgggtccactcacccttattgttgttttgcgcccccaggcagtagacgtgcacaggaatccaccaccgggccacttcccatcttccgcgcctttcttctgatgtaggatttttgtttgttaaaaGATTCaatcctttgtaaattcttagtaatcgctctgatgttttgccctatattgagatttgaactgttggaatgtatatatacatatgctggcagttggttgtatatatgtatacttgtttggcaggtgaaaatgttttggtattgagccagttacaaaggaaactctgccggtttttcggtagacgttaaccttattattttatcatgttttgtatagaagggcaaataggtcatttgtgcccaacattcgccaggtgtcagacacgcacagggtctggctcgaattccaaagtggaatttggatcgggtcctgtgaTGGGAGATTCTCCAATAAGTATTTTTTGTTAAGAATTGGTTACATACTTCTAATTTTGATTGTTGGATTCCATTCATTAAATGTGCTGGTAGTCTTTTAGATACAATCCAACCGAAATTAGAAATATGTAACTAATCCTTAACTTAAATACTTATTGgagaatgtatatatattggaaTTTATTACACCAACTAATTGccgattttatttttcacaattttaGTGGGTCAGAAAGGCTAGCTAGCATAACTGCATCATATACAATGATGACAAGCTCCTAGCTATAATTTATTAGGTGCTCACGATGTTTAGGAATATTGATCAGAAATCTCTTGGAGGGTTGAGAAGAATTCCTGCGGTTTGGAGAACATGAGCATATGATCAGAGCCGTTTATCATTTTGACTTCATGTGGAGGATTTTCCTTGATCATCCACCGTTGCACATCCTCCCCAATGGTAAGGTCTTGGTCGCACACGATATATACTCTAGGAACCGACCCATATTTCTCCTTGGTGAGTTTTATTTCCTCATcaaagagagggaaaaatcTCAGCGATGACAACGCCAGTGCTAAGTCCTGTTGAcatccaaataaaaaataaataaacaaatgaaagaaaaaagaggaaacgTTAGGTAGAAGCTTAACCAATTGGAAAATTGAACCTAGATGGATGTAGACTGGACTCCTCCACATGCATAAAATGGGCATAATTACTATAGCACCATTAAATTTAATAGGGTTGTTTTTAACCATCAATGATTTCTAAATTTATACCTGAGTTTCATTTTGATTCTCTAATAGAcgaaaaaatttatataatttgacTAAATGACAAAATTGGAACATGTGGGAGAGGGAGGTCGACATAAACTAAAAACCGAGTTGGAATACCAAAATCAAATTCGGATAAATTTAGGAACCATTGCAGTAAATaactcattttaaaatttagatttagatttattttaattacttaAAATGTGAATAATTGACATTTTCCAAGTTTATATAATAGTATAGATATCTCAAACAATTTCTCGCATTTTTTCCTCAAGATTTACCTCTGGTGGCGACAGCTGGTACAACACTGAAGTCATACGTTGGGGACCAAAAATTGCCGATGTTGGAGGGTTGTTGAGTCCTTTATCAAATCTATATTGAGAGTCCATAAATTCCAATCTACTACTAACCTGTTACATATTATAATTAGTAAATCCATATATTTTCAAGGATACgtatatagaaaaaaataatcaataaaGTTGCTCCTCATTTTGCACCTGAGTTCGAATCCCCCTCTTGataatttagattaaattaCGATAGAATATCGTTTTATACATAACTATTCTATACCTCTTCAAATATGGTCAAGTAACTGATAGTAGGGCCAGGCATCAAAGCGGTGGCAAATACAGCCGCAGAAATTTTCTCAGGGAACCGCTCCATGGCAATAGATATGCCGGCCCCACCCATGCTATGGCCCACCAAGATAACCCTCTCATCTGGTGGAAGAGACTCCATGAATTCAATCAACGGCTCAACATAGTCCGCGAAGCAATGGACTTGATTTATCTGTTTTGGGTTGTCTCCAGATGCTGCTAGGTCCAGAGCTGTAACATTGTGACCTGCAGAGGTCAGCAGAGCTGACAACTTGTACCAACACCATGCTCCATGGCCAGCTCCATGAACCAGCACAAAATGCTTCTTTTGGGCTTCTGGGTTTGGAGATCGAGAACACATTCTTAGTGAGCAAAGAGAATAAAAGGAAATGCACAAAATGCTTAACGTAGTGAAGGTTATATATAAGTTTTAATCTATCACAACATCATAAGTACTTTTAAGACTTTGTCTAGTTTAGTGAGATAAAAGCCATCGATATTTACAAAATGCCGTGAGCAGCTGTGTCGTTGGTCTGTCATGTTGGAGTGGAATTCTATCCCTGTTATTGTTTTAAACGCTTATAGCAGCATAGCATCCTTTCTTTTCCTGAAGCCGGCCTTGAGGTATTCTCTTCTATAAAGAATTATAggaatttggtttcttttaaaTGATTGGGGTTGGAAAGTttaagaatttaatttttcaaattggTGTAGTAGATAGATAATGAGACTCATCGATCAAGCCACAATGAACGAGGCGGTAATAGTCATCACCAATTAAGGGcggtgagcaaaaatactcTCTCGTATTTTTAGATTGCTTACCCAACGTTATTTCTAGACAATATTTGGTTTGTCCTCGCAACGGCTGGTGTACGTGTACCTAAATATATCATCTGTACAGTGATGATAATTAGTTCCTAGCTGGCTAGGAGGTGCACCATCATGAGCGTATTTCTCAGCAATCTTGTGGAGGTGGGTGAAGAGCTCCATCGTTTTGGAGAACATGAGCATATGATCAGAACCATTTATCACTTTCACTTCATGCGCAGGATTTTCCTTGataatattttatcaaaagGGAGAAACCCTACTGGCAAGTACATGGTGCTTGTccagtgtttttttttttaaattattaagaaaatattttatcaaaagGTCAGTTGTTGAATTTTTGTACCAGTACTGCTACGGTCACCAAATTTGTTCACCAAATGTTAATATTCCAATGTGAGCTTATTTTGAACCTCATTTGTCTAACGAAATATTTATGTGTATATGAAAAATTTAGTAAACAGATTAATTGGCGATTCCTATAACGTTGTTCTCGCCATCATGCTAAGtaacaaggaaaaagaaaccagaagtttatattttgaaatgagAAGAATGTCTGAGATAATAAGGAAGACTTGGGGTACATCAATATCAGGTATAGTTTTCTTTGACAACTGAGATTAGGAAGACTTGAGATCAGGTAAAGTCCTTTTCTATCTGTCTCTGGCAGCTGGTATTAGGAGGTGCTCATGTTTAAGAATATTTTTTAGCAATATTCTGGAGTCTAGACAACAAACATGAACATG
Proteins encoded in this region:
- the LOC18770893 gene encoding methylesterase 10, which gives rise to MCSRSPNPEAQKKHFVLVHGAGHGAWCWYKLSALLTSAGHNVTALDLAASGDNPKQINQVHCFADYVEPLIEFMESLPPDERVILVGHSMGGAGISIAMERFPEKISAAVFATALMPGPTISYLTIFEEVSSRLEFMDSQYRFDKGLNNPPTSAIFGPQRMTSVLYQLSPPEDLALALSSLRFFPLFDEEIKLTKEKYGSVPRVYIVCDQDLTIGEDVQRWMIKENPPHEVKMINGSDHMLMFSKPQEFFSTLQEISDQYS